The following are from one region of the Rosistilla carotiformis genome:
- a CDS encoding UbiA family prenyltransferase has product MLETIKIARPGFWPTHVWFYLLPFAGRDMFGSTPFWLGCFYVSFPLGLLLYGWNDLGDYVSDRCNPRKDSWLFGGRPDEAMRQRLPWIIAAVQVPFLIAFVIIGGWWMLLWFAAVLLTNATYNTLGFKRLPVLDLLNQIGYLLIFLLGSWLCGVPQLNAATMVFSALFAMQSHLFGQLMDIEEDRIAERHNTAITLGAVPSKWLLVGIMLVEVAISWTYFQSPIVAGFMFAGAIFFSLDALAGPKQYPPLFTKLFFVAWNLIVIATMHFVWRYGVFLVD; this is encoded by the coding sequence ATGCTGGAAACCATCAAAATCGCTCGGCCTGGATTCTGGCCAACGCATGTCTGGTTCTACCTGCTTCCGTTTGCGGGGCGTGACATGTTCGGATCGACTCCGTTTTGGCTCGGCTGCTTTTACGTCAGCTTTCCTCTTGGCTTGCTGTTGTATGGTTGGAACGACCTGGGCGACTACGTTAGCGATCGCTGCAATCCGCGAAAGGACAGCTGGCTGTTTGGCGGGCGTCCCGACGAAGCGATGCGGCAACGGTTGCCATGGATCATCGCCGCGGTGCAGGTCCCGTTTCTGATCGCATTTGTGATCATCGGCGGCTGGTGGATGCTGCTCTGGTTCGCCGCGGTGCTACTGACCAACGCGACCTACAACACGCTCGGCTTCAAGCGCCTGCCGGTCTTGGATCTACTGAATCAGATCGGCTACCTATTGATCTTTCTCCTGGGCAGTTGGCTCTGTGGCGTACCTCAGTTGAATGCGGCGACGATGGTCTTCAGCGCGTTGTTTGCGATGCAGAGTCATCTGTTTGGCCAGTTGATGGATATCGAAGAGGACCGCATCGCCGAGCGTCATAACACCGCGATCACGCTCGGCGCGGTCCCGTCGAAGTGGTTGTTGGTCGGGATCATGCTGGTCGAGGTCGCGATCTCGTGGACCTACTTCCAATCGCCGATCGTCGCGGGATTCATGTTCGCCGGCGCGATCTTCTTCAGTCTCGATGCACTCGCCGGCCCCAAACAATACCCGCCCCTGTTCACCAAGCTCTTTTTCGTCGCCTGGAACCTAATCGTGATCGCCACCATGCACTTCGTCTGGCGCTACGGCGTCTTCCTCGTCGATTGA
- a CDS encoding glycosyltransferase: MIAIVLASLCLLLTGIPAAMIAWNLCCFRRLPTQVDDRPTPVSVLIPARDEAAGIAATLEHLLASEGVELEVVVLDDDSQDATAAIVAEIADKDSRLRIAHGSKLPREWNGKQFACWQLSKLARHDRWLFLDADVHVEPDAIARLSHCMDRRAGQAQPLALLSGFPHQETVGWIETAIVPLMHFVLLGFLPIWRMQRVTDPSYAAGCGQIFMTDRQAYELAGGHAAIARSRHDGIKLPRAYRQAELMTDVIDGTDLASVRMYRSGAEVFDGVIKNADEALARPALIVPVTLFCLAPLAAAIAMIGFTIAGAWIASAIAAFAFCIATLSRVASVRRFRQPLSSAWLHPFALVLFAGLQWIALWRHSRGRRVAWRGRIES; the protein is encoded by the coding sequence GTGATCGCGATCGTCTTGGCTAGCCTCTGTTTGCTGTTAACCGGTATTCCCGCCGCAATGATCGCTTGGAATCTTTGCTGTTTCCGCCGCTTGCCGACGCAGGTCGACGATCGTCCAACGCCGGTCAGCGTGTTGATCCCGGCGCGAGACGAAGCCGCGGGGATCGCGGCGACCTTGGAACATCTGTTGGCCAGCGAGGGCGTCGAGTTGGAGGTCGTTGTCCTGGACGACGATTCCCAAGACGCGACCGCAGCGATTGTTGCGGAGATCGCCGATAAGGACTCGCGACTGCGGATCGCCCATGGCAGCAAGCTGCCACGCGAATGGAACGGCAAGCAGTTTGCCTGTTGGCAGCTATCGAAGCTGGCTCGCCACGATCGTTGGTTGTTTTTGGATGCCGATGTCCACGTCGAACCCGACGCGATCGCTAGGCTCTCGCACTGCATGGACCGCCGCGCGGGCCAGGCGCAACCGCTAGCCCTTTTAAGCGGCTTCCCGCATCAGGAAACCGTCGGCTGGATCGAAACGGCGATCGTGCCGCTGATGCATTTTGTCCTGCTGGGATTCCTGCCGATCTGGCGAATGCAGCGCGTCACCGATCCCTCCTACGCCGCGGGCTGCGGGCAGATCTTCATGACCGACCGCCAAGCGTATGAATTGGCGGGCGGTCACGCCGCGATCGCTCGATCGCGGCACGATGGGATCAAATTGCCGAGAGCGTATCGGCAGGCGGAGTTGATGACCGACGTGATCGATGGGACTGATCTGGCGAGCGTTCGGATGTACCGCAGCGGGGCGGAGGTGTTTGATGGCGTGATCAAAAACGCCGACGAAGCGCTCGCCCGCCCGGCGTTGATCGTCCCTGTGACGCTCTTCTGCTTGGCACCGCTTGCCGCGGCGATCGCTATGATCGGGTTTACGATCGCGGGAGCATGGATTGCCAGTGCGATCGCGGCGTTTGCTTTTTGTATCGCAACGCTGTCGCGAGTCGCTTCGGTCCGACGGTTTCGCCAGCCACTATCGTCGGCTTGGCTGCATCCCTTTGCGTTGGTGCTGTTTGCCGGGCTGCAATGGATCGCGTTGTGGCGGCACAGCCGCGGTCGCCGAGTTGCGTGGCGCGGCCGCATTGAATCATAG
- a CDS encoding lysophospholipid acyltransferase family protein — MSETPTNPPVPEISRFLLRGFRRYSRRMIRKQFHAVAMLREGLAAVRGIAPNQPLIVYGNHPGWWDPLAAHLVCETCFPDRDFFAPIDAAALQRYRILARLGFYPLEMGTATGAASFLRCSRAILDRPAASLWLTPEGRFCDPRDRSAELMPGLAHLCSRFERGAIVPLAIEYPFWEERLPEMLVALGDPIDVAAHRDMNKSDWRGLLTQRLRGTQDQLARVAIDRDTKALEIVLRGGRGSGAGYDMARRVRSLFSGTRYQASHGGKLQ, encoded by the coding sequence ATGAGCGAGACGCCCACAAACCCGCCGGTTCCCGAAATCAGCCGCTTCCTGTTGCGCGGCTTTCGTCGCTACAGTCGGCGGATGATTCGTAAGCAGTTCCACGCGGTGGCGATGCTGCGCGAAGGCCTTGCTGCTGTCCGTGGCATCGCGCCGAATCAACCGTTGATCGTTTACGGAAACCATCCCGGATGGTGGGATCCGTTGGCCGCACACCTCGTTTGCGAAACCTGTTTTCCCGATCGCGACTTCTTCGCTCCGATCGATGCGGCGGCGCTGCAGCGTTACCGGATCCTCGCTCGCTTGGGCTTTTACCCGCTGGAAATGGGAACCGCCACGGGTGCTGCAAGCTTTCTTCGCTGCAGTCGTGCGATCTTGGATCGTCCCGCCGCTTCGCTCTGGTTGACTCCCGAAGGCCGCTTCTGCGACCCTCGCGATCGCTCCGCCGAACTGATGCCCGGCCTGGCCCATTTGTGCAGCCGATTCGAACGAGGCGCGATCGTCCCGTTGGCGATCGAGTACCCGTTTTGGGAGGAACGACTTCCCGAAATGCTTGTGGCTCTCGGCGATCCGATCGACGTCGCCGCGCATCGCGACATGAACAAGTCGGACTGGAGAGGACTGTTGACGCAGCGGCTTCGAGGGACGCAAGATCAGCTCGCCCGCGTGGCGATCGATCGCGATACCAAAGCCCTGGAGATCGTCCTTCGCGGCGGGCGTGGTAGCGGAGCGGGCTACGACATGGCGCGGCGAGTCCGTTCGCTGTTCAGCGGCACGCGGTACCAAGCATCTCATGGCGGAAAACTACAGTGA